The following proteins are co-located in the Corynebacterium aquilae DSM 44791 genome:
- a CDS encoding DNA polymerase III subunit delta' translates to MAVTDVFSTLADGGAVSRTLKAAATSARNKANGTPLGSAMTHSWLFTGPPGSGRSNAAVAFAQALVCTHPDTIGCGECEACRHTASNSHPDVTRIIPQELSIAVDAMRTVITEAAKLPSVAQWRVIIIEDADRLTESAANALLKTVEEPPERTVIILCAPSTDPTDIAVTLRSRCRHLYIPTPSTEAVADLLVRQGIANHQDALLAAAATNGHIGRAKRLATDPKTQNRRARILNLAELIYHGDAAFQEVADIVKAVEAGAKEELAPIEEAEIARLKNALGHGAKGKGTARAIGGTKSEITDLETKQKRRTTRHIRDSLDLALTDLAGLYRDALITNSGATSNLTHPDFKALSTELATKNTLEQLVACLDAISACRESFGHNVPPRIAMNAMVGRLRKACKTS, encoded by the coding sequence GTGGCCGTGACGGACGTATTCAGCACTCTTGCCGACGGTGGGGCAGTCAGCCGGACCCTCAAAGCCGCAGCCACCAGTGCCCGCAATAAAGCCAACGGCACCCCCCTGGGCTCCGCCATGACCCACTCCTGGCTATTCACCGGGCCACCCGGCTCCGGGCGCTCCAACGCCGCAGTCGCCTTCGCACAAGCACTCGTCTGCACCCACCCCGACACCATCGGCTGCGGTGAATGCGAAGCCTGCCGCCACACCGCAAGCAACTCCCACCCCGACGTCACCCGCATCATCCCCCAAGAACTCTCCATCGCGGTCGACGCCATGCGCACCGTCATCACCGAGGCAGCCAAACTACCCAGCGTCGCCCAATGGCGCGTCATCATCATCGAAGACGCCGACCGGCTCACCGAATCCGCCGCCAACGCACTACTCAAAACCGTCGAAGAACCCCCAGAGCGCACCGTCATCATCCTCTGCGCCCCCTCCACCGACCCCACCGACATCGCCGTCACCCTCCGCAGCCGCTGCCGCCACCTTTACATCCCCACCCCCAGCACCGAAGCAGTCGCCGACCTCCTGGTCCGCCAAGGCATCGCTAACCACCAAGACGCACTACTAGCCGCCGCAGCCACCAACGGCCACATCGGGCGCGCCAAACGACTCGCCACCGACCCCAAAACCCAAAACCGCCGCGCCCGCATCCTCAACCTCGCCGAACTCATCTACCACGGCGACGCCGCCTTCCAAGAAGTCGCCGACATCGTCAAAGCCGTCGAAGCAGGCGCCAAAGAAGAACTCGCCCCCATCGAAGAAGCAGAAATCGCCCGCCTCAAAAACGCTCTCGGCCACGGCGCCAAAGGCAAAGGCACCGCCCGCGCCATCGGCGGCACCAAAAGCGAGATCACCGACCTAGAAACCAAACAAAAACGCCGCACTACCCGACACATCCGCGACAGCCTCGACCTCGCCCTCACCGACCTCGCCGGACTCTACCGCGACGCACTGATCACCAACTCCGGGGCCACCAGTAACCTCACCCACCCCGACTTCAAAGCCCTCTCCACCGAACTCGCCACCAAAAACACCCTCGAACAACTCGTCGCCTGCCTCGACGCCATCAGCGCCTGCCGCGAATCCTTCGGACACAACGTCCCCCCACGAATCGCCATGAACGCCATGGTCGGACGGCTCCGAAAAGCATGCAAAACCTCCTAA
- a CDS encoding MFS transporter: MVRARKGEQHAWLAVALSMFAVAWGGNEFTPLLVLYKQHGSFSNLFIDAMLITYAIGVGAGLLAAGPMSDRYGRRALMLPTPLVAVAASTCIAYGEDAATLMAIGRFLSGLAVGMAMTAGGSWLKELSTPRFDPTAKPSSGAKRASMALTAGFGLGAGVAGVLAQWGPIPGQLAYALHILLTIALYPLIIKVPETRQSAHLNIKGSWLNDIAVPTARDRRFLTVAVPLAPWVFGCGFTAYAILPTLMRDSVTYPIAFTALLCVVTLGVGFLIQQPGPTIVGDGGRRGPLLAMTVTIIGMALAALVPLNHSITLTLIACVFLGLSYGLCVFTGLSEVQRIAPPNDLAGLMGLFYCCTYVGMIFPAILTKLDGTFTYPQMLGFGAAVATLILLALIKTAKKQTA; encoded by the coding sequence ATGGTTCGCGCACGAAAAGGGGAGCAACACGCCTGGCTGGCCGTTGCCCTATCAATGTTCGCCGTCGCCTGGGGCGGCAACGAATTCACCCCACTCCTCGTCCTCTACAAACAGCACGGCAGCTTCTCCAACCTGTTTATCGACGCCATGCTCATCACCTACGCCATCGGCGTCGGCGCCGGACTCCTCGCCGCCGGCCCCATGAGCGACCGCTACGGACGACGCGCACTCATGCTGCCCACCCCACTCGTCGCCGTCGCAGCCTCAACCTGCATCGCCTACGGCGAAGACGCAGCCACCCTCATGGCCATCGGACGCTTCCTGTCCGGACTCGCCGTCGGAATGGCCATGACCGCCGGCGGCTCCTGGCTCAAAGAACTCTCCACCCCCCGCTTCGACCCCACCGCCAAACCCTCCTCCGGAGCCAAACGCGCCTCCATGGCCCTCACCGCAGGCTTCGGACTCGGCGCCGGTGTCGCAGGCGTCCTGGCCCAATGGGGCCCCATCCCCGGACAGCTCGCATACGCCCTCCACATCCTCCTCACCATCGCGCTTTACCCCCTGATCATTAAAGTCCCCGAAACCCGCCAAAGCGCCCACCTCAACATCAAAGGCTCCTGGCTCAACGACATCGCAGTCCCCACAGCCCGCGACCGCCGCTTCCTCACCGTCGCCGTCCCCCTAGCACCCTGGGTCTTCGGCTGCGGCTTCACCGCCTACGCCATCCTCCCCACCCTCATGCGGGACTCAGTCACCTACCCCATCGCCTTCACCGCACTGCTGTGCGTCGTCACCCTCGGCGTCGGCTTCCTCATCCAACAACCCGGCCCCACCATCGTCGGAGACGGCGGCCGACGAGGCCCTCTCCTCGCCATGACAGTCACCATCATCGGCATGGCACTGGCAGCCCTTGTCCCCCTCAACCACAGCATCACGCTGACCCTCATCGCCTGCGTATTCCTCGGACTGTCCTACGGGCTCTGCGTATTCACCGGGCTCTCAGAAGTCCAACGGATTGCACCACCCAACGACCTCGCCGGACTCATGGGCCTGTTCTACTGCTGCACCTACGTCGGAATGATCTTCCCCGCCATCCTCACCAAACTCGACGGCACCTTCACCTACCCCCAAATGCTCGGCTTCGGTGCAGCAGTCGCCACCCTCATCCTCCTCGCGCTAATCAAGACCGCTAAAAAACAAACAGCCTAA
- a CDS encoding cytochrome c biogenesis CcdA family protein, whose product MVSIGLLGAFLGGVLSILSPCSAMLLPAFFAYAFNSKTQLLARTTVFFLGLATVLMPLGAGLGSVGGLLNEHRQTLILIGGLVIIALGIYTFLGFGFQIPGLSNLSSNIKLGNWVSMYLLGMVYGFAGFCAGPLLGAVFTTAAVSGSALFGALLLGVYALGMTVPLFILAALWDQFNLGSRTWLRGKTRQVGPFKFNTYSMLAGVLFIGIGVLFLMTNGTSALPSLFTIENQFAIQEAAGKWAAKVSNAMVLLIVAVVIELVLFFKLLRSPAVEAEESGDEVAEPVAEPVVAE is encoded by the coding sequence ATGGTTTCCATTGGTCTTCTTGGAGCATTTCTAGGCGGCGTGCTCTCTATTCTGAGCCCTTGCTCAGCGATGCTGCTGCCCGCGTTTTTTGCTTATGCTTTCAATTCCAAGACTCAGCTGTTGGCTCGTACCACGGTGTTTTTCTTGGGTCTTGCGACTGTATTGATGCCGCTGGGTGCGGGTCTTGGTTCTGTTGGCGGCTTGTTGAATGAGCACCGACAGACGCTGATTCTTATTGGCGGCTTGGTCATCATTGCCTTGGGCATTTACACCTTTTTGGGTTTTGGCTTCCAGATCCCGGGCTTGAGTAACCTTTCGAGCAATATCAAGCTGGGTAACTGGGTTTCCATGTACCTGCTGGGCATGGTGTACGGCTTTGCTGGTTTTTGTGCTGGCCCGTTGTTGGGTGCGGTATTTACGACCGCTGCTGTGTCCGGTAGTGCCCTGTTTGGTGCCCTGTTGCTTGGTGTTTACGCCCTGGGTATGACGGTTCCGCTGTTTATCTTGGCGGCGCTGTGGGATCAGTTCAATTTGGGTTCTCGTACCTGGTTGCGTGGTAAGACTCGCCAGGTTGGCCCCTTTAAGTTCAACACGTATTCGATGCTTGCTGGCGTGTTGTTCATCGGAATTGGCGTGCTGTTCTTGATGACGAATGGCACGAGTGCTTTGCCGTCGTTGTTCACGATTGAGAACCAGTTTGCTATCCAGGAGGCTGCTGGTAAGTGGGCTGCGAAGGTTTCCAACGCGATGGTGCTGCTGATTGTGGCTGTGGTTATCGAGTTGGTGTTGTTCTTCAAGCTGCTGCGGTCTCCGGCTGTGGAGGCTGAAGAATCCGGCGATGAGGTTGCAGAGCCTGTGGCTGAGCCGGTTGTGGCCGAGTAG
- a CDS encoding DsbA family protein has protein sequence MWAFLAMLVVIAGLGGYVIGEKANTPATNTAAGADSATQDGTTDTAVPNENIAKLAALAKPGANGTAGPGPEKLPDGSYDAEINGPGGPLETQEDILNVHRRNPKDPFAVGAVDAPVVISEFSDFECPFCSRFANETEPTLMKEFVDKGLVRIEWNDFPVNGSKAEDAARAGRAAAAQGKFNEFREAFYTASKDMRGHPNFGMDDYMTFAKEAGVPDLNKFKQDASSDKYTPVIEQARAYASGIGISGTPGFIVGDQFVGGAQPTDTFIDVINQQLAKTVQNDNGGAAKKNSK, from the coding sequence ATGTGGGCTTTCCTAGCCATGCTGGTCGTTATCGCCGGCCTCGGTGGCTACGTCATCGGTGAGAAGGCCAACACCCCGGCCACTAACACCGCTGCTGGTGCAGATTCCGCCACCCAGGACGGCACCACCGACACCGCAGTTCCCAACGAGAACATCGCCAAGCTCGCCGCCCTAGCTAAGCCTGGCGCAAATGGCACCGCGGGCCCTGGCCCGGAAAAGCTGCCTGATGGTTCTTATGATGCTGAGATCAATGGTCCTGGCGGCCCGTTGGAGACTCAAGAGGACATTTTGAATGTTCACCGCCGGAATCCGAAGGATCCTTTCGCTGTGGGCGCTGTGGATGCCCCTGTGGTGATTTCTGAGTTTTCGGATTTTGAGTGCCCGTTCTGTTCTCGCTTTGCTAATGAGACTGAGCCGACGTTGATGAAGGAGTTCGTCGACAAGGGTTTGGTCCGCATTGAGTGGAATGATTTCCCGGTGAACGGCTCGAAGGCTGAGGATGCTGCGCGCGCTGGTCGTGCCGCGGCTGCTCAGGGTAAGTTCAATGAGTTCCGTGAGGCTTTCTACACTGCCTCGAAGGATATGCGTGGCCACCCGAACTTCGGCATGGATGATTACATGACCTTCGCTAAGGAGGCTGGCGTGCCGGATTTGAACAAGTTCAAGCAGGACGCATCGAGTGATAAGTACACGCCGGTGATTGAGCAGGCGCGTGCGTACGCGTCCGGTATTGGCATTTCTGGTACCCCTGGCTTCATTGTGGGCGACCAGTTTGTTGGTGGTGCGCAGCCGACCGACACCTTTATCGATGTGATTAACCAGCAGTTGGCGAAGACCGTTCAAAACGATAACGGTGGCGCTGCTAAGAAGAATTCCAAGTAA
- a CDS encoding DUF2304 domain-containing protein codes for MTGQFLIQLLLLSSTALLVAYFIGNRKKARAKAGVKLGFILFILASIYAVLHPDHLTWVANLVGVARGTDLLLYGLVVAFMFTTLSTYIRFREQELRYARLARAVALQNAIRPEDEYPGTSA; via the coding sequence GTGACCGGACAATTTTTGATTCAGCTGCTCCTGCTGTCCTCGACGGCACTCCTCGTCGCCTACTTCATCGGCAACCGGAAGAAAGCCCGGGCGAAGGCAGGCGTGAAACTTGGTTTCATCCTGTTCATCCTCGCGTCTATTTATGCGGTGCTGCACCCTGATCACCTCACCTGGGTAGCGAACCTGGTTGGCGTCGCCCGCGGCACCGACCTGCTGCTCTACGGCCTGGTAGTGGCCTTCATGTTTACTACCCTGTCGACCTACATTCGCTTCCGTGAGCAAGAGTTGCGCTACGCCCGACTCGCCCGAGCGGTAGCCCTCCAAAACGCAATCCGCCCAGAAGACGAGTATCCTGGCACGAGCGCTTAA
- a CDS encoding glycosyltransferase family 2 protein — MDTNDTWLIIPCYNEGTVIKDVIENARATFPNIVAVNDGSADNSAAQIHAAGAHLVNHPVNLGQGAAIQTGVEYARRQPGARYFVTFDADGQHQVKDVVAMLERLRNDDADIIVGTRFGDAARDEDQVPLIKRIVLKTVVMLSPRTRRLGLTDAHNGLRVFNRKVADELNIRMNGMSHASEFVTQMDEKGWRVAEQPVDILYTEYSMSKGQSLINGVNILADGLLVRKLP, encoded by the coding sequence ATGGACACAAATGACACTTGGCTGATCATCCCTTGCTACAACGAGGGCACAGTGATCAAGGACGTCATCGAAAACGCGCGGGCGACATTTCCGAATATCGTCGCCGTGAACGATGGCTCGGCTGATAACTCCGCCGCACAGATTCACGCTGCCGGAGCGCACCTGGTGAACCACCCAGTGAACCTGGGGCAGGGTGCTGCCATTCAAACCGGCGTGGAGTACGCGCGCCGCCAGCCAGGTGCCCGCTACTTCGTCACTTTCGACGCCGATGGGCAGCACCAAGTCAAAGATGTGGTCGCCATGCTGGAGCGCCTCCGCAACGACGACGCCGACATTATCGTCGGTACCCGCTTTGGTGATGCAGCTCGCGACGAGGATCAAGTTCCCCTCATCAAGCGGATTGTGCTGAAAACAGTGGTGATGTTGTCCCCTCGCACCCGCCGCTTGGGATTAACTGACGCCCACAACGGGTTGCGCGTGTTCAACCGCAAAGTCGCAGACGAGCTCAACATTCGTATGAACGGGATGAGCCACGCCAGTGAATTCGTAACCCAGATGGACGAAAAAGGCTGGCGGGTCGCTGAGCAGCCAGTCGACATTCTCTACACGGAATACTCCATGAGTAAGGGGCAATCCCTCATCAATGGTGTCAATATCCTCGCCGACGGACTGCTAGTTAGGAAACTGCCGTGA